The Niallia alba genome includes a window with the following:
- a CDS encoding MFS transporter, translated as MMKIGKLIGNVELTKDLKILLLTGGLYSLSVALSNTFVNVFLWKQSGEFRDLGLYNLAIILLQLLTFTLAGRWAKKIDRVIVFRIGVAFLTIFYLTVLLIGDKASTFLLVLGAILGIGNGFYWLAYNVLTFEVTEPETRDFFNGFLGLLNSVAGMIGPMIAGYIISQLTKSTGYMIVFGMSLGLFLLAVVSSFFLKRRPAEGKYFFKRIVEERKHNNNWKLITNAHFFQGLREGVFAFMITVFVYIATDSELALGKFGLINSGISFIAYYIVSRTIKNDNRNKSILIGGIMLFLSMFIIVFDFSYTKLLIYAGTIAIAYPLILVPYTSLTFDVIGKGWKAGEMRIEYIVVRELFLNLGRLLSVLVFIIGVSIFNPNKVIPVLLFILGSGHSVIYFFARKIKWKAA; from the coding sequence ATGATGAAAATAGGAAAATTAATAGGTAATGTAGAGCTAACAAAAGACTTGAAAATATTGTTGCTCACAGGGGGCTTATATTCACTCAGTGTAGCACTTTCTAATACTTTCGTTAACGTGTTTTTATGGAAACAGTCAGGTGAATTCAGAGATTTAGGCTTGTATAACCTGGCTATTATCTTGCTGCAGCTACTTACCTTTACACTTGCAGGCAGGTGGGCAAAGAAGATTGATCGGGTGATTGTATTCCGAATTGGAGTAGCCTTTCTTACCATTTTTTATTTAACCGTTTTATTAATTGGAGATAAAGCATCAACATTTCTTCTGGTCCTTGGAGCAATTCTGGGAATTGGCAATGGATTTTATTGGCTAGCCTATAATGTTTTAACATTTGAAGTGACAGAACCGGAAACCAGAGATTTCTTTAATGGCTTTTTAGGCTTGTTAAATTCGGTTGCGGGAATGATTGGACCAATGATTGCTGGATATATTATCTCCCAGTTAACAAAATCGACAGGTTATATGATTGTTTTTGGTATGTCTCTAGGTCTCTTTCTTCTAGCAGTTGTCTCTAGTTTTTTTCTAAAAAGAAGGCCAGCAGAAGGCAAATATTTTTTTAAAAGAATTGTTGAAGAGAGAAAACATAATAATAATTGGAAACTCATCACGAATGCTCATTTTTTCCAAGGCTTACGGGAAGGCGTCTTCGCGTTTATGATAACTGTCTTCGTTTATATTGCTACAGATAGTGAATTAGCTTTAGGTAAATTTGGGTTAATTAATTCAGGTATTTCCTTTATAGCCTATTATATTGTTTCGAGGACAATCAAAAATGACAATCGGAATAAGTCTATTTTAATTGGGGGAATTATGTTATTCCTTTCAATGTTTATTATCGTTTTTGATTTTTCTTATACGAAATTGTTGATATATGCAGGAACAATTGCCATTGCTTATCCATTAATTCTTGTTCCCTATACTAGTCTGACCTTTGATGTAATCGGAAAAGGCTGGAAAGCAGGAGAAATGAGAATCGAATATATAGTAGTGAGAGAATTGTTTCTGAATCTAGGAAGGCTATTATCAGTGCTCGTTTTCATTATTGGTGTCAGCATATTTAACCCTAATAAAGTAATTCCTGTATTGTTGTTTATATTAGGAAGTGGACATTCTGTGATTTATTTCTTCGCTCGAAAAATTAAATGGAAGGCTGCTTGA
- a CDS encoding DUF456 domain-containing protein has product MDIIYWIIISVLFIIAFIGLIYPIIPSVLFILAGYLLYGLFFSFEELTILFWVIQGMFVILLFFADSISNWIGVKKFGGTKAGIWGSTIGLLVGPFVIPVIGILLGPFIGAVLAELIVSKTNWKNALKIGVGSLIGFLSSVVTKGLIQAIMIVYFFLKI; this is encoded by the coding sequence ATGGATATTATTTATTGGATTATTATTAGCGTTTTATTCATTATCGCGTTTATAGGACTGATTTATCCAATCATTCCAAGCGTGCTGTTCATTTTGGCAGGATACCTTTTGTATGGACTATTTTTTTCATTTGAAGAACTTACTATACTATTTTGGGTCATCCAAGGAATGTTTGTCATTCTATTATTTTTTGCAGATTCTATATCCAATTGGATAGGTGTTAAGAAATTTGGCGGTACCAAGGCTGGTATTTGGGGCAGTACGATAGGTTTACTCGTAGGACCTTTTGTAATCCCGGTAATTGGAATCCTTCTCGGTCCATTTATAGGAGCTGTTCTGGCTGAGCTTATTGTTAGTAAGACTAATTGGAAGAATGCACTTAAAATTGGAGTAGGCTCATTAATTGGATTTCTCAGTAGTGTAGTGACAAAGGGACTAATCCAGGCAATCATGATTGTTTATTTTTTCCTAAAAATATAA
- a CDS encoding superoxide dismutase, which translates to MAYSLPQLPYAYDALEPHIDKETMNIHHTKHHNTYVTNLNNALEGNEELLSKTVEELVSNLDAVPEAARTAVRNNGGGHANHSLFWEVISPNGGDQPTGDLAAAIDSKFGSFENFKEEFSKAATTRFGSGWAWLVVNNGELEVTSTPNQDNPLMEGKTPVLGLDVWEHAYYLNYQNRRPEYISAFFNVINWDEVAKRFTAAQ; encoded by the coding sequence ATGGCTTATTCATTACCACAATTACCTTACGCTTATGACGCATTAGAACCACACATCGATAAAGAAACGATGAACATTCACCATACGAAACATCATAATACTTATGTTACAAATTTAAACAATGCATTAGAAGGAAATGAAGAATTACTTTCTAAAACAGTAGAAGAGCTTGTATCTAATCTTGATGCAGTTCCAGAAGCAGCACGCACTGCAGTTCGCAATAACGGTGGCGGTCATGCTAACCATTCTCTATTCTGGGAAGTTATTTCTCCAAATGGTGGCGATCAACCAACTGGTGATTTAGCAGCTGCAATTGACAGCAAGTTTGGAAGCTTTGAAAACTTTAAAGAAGAATTTTCAAAAGCTGCGACAACTCGCTTCGGTTCAGGTTGGGCTTGGCTAGTTGTAAATAACGGAGAATTAGAAGTAACAAGCACTCCAAACCAAGACAATCCTTTAATGGAAGGGAAAACTCCTGTATTAGGATTAGATGTTTGGGAGCATGCATACTACTTAAATTATCAAAACCGTCGTCCTGAATACATTAGTGCATTCTTCAATGTTATTAACTGGGATGAAGTAGCAAAACGTTTTACAGCTGCACAATAA
- a CDS encoding Crp/Fnr family transcriptional regulator — MNEVQLSLYSLLIQHFFDIEKIEHIKKGTLLFQEKDPVQKVYILLNGTISLGRVHEKGKEFIMKILHDEELLIEYQLFKHSPKYYFFAKSLTDCDVLAIDRKEFEQLALKDPVLLTSITSWLSTGYLKAHMKCQDLIMNGKKGGLYSILIRLSHSFGVKNMEGILIDIPITHQELANLTFGTREVIQRILKDLREREVIDYSNQKITVKNLAYLKRAVDCQNCPAEICGLN, encoded by the coding sequence ATGAATGAAGTGCAACTATCACTATATAGTTTATTAATACAACATTTTTTTGATATAGAAAAAATCGAACATATAAAAAAGGGAACTTTATTATTTCAGGAAAAAGATCCTGTGCAAAAAGTATATATTTTATTAAATGGAACCATTTCTCTTGGAAGAGTGCACGAGAAAGGCAAAGAATTTATCATGAAAATTCTCCATGATGAGGAATTATTAATAGAATACCAACTATTCAAACATTCTCCTAAATATTATTTCTTTGCTAAAAGCCTGACTGATTGTGATGTGCTCGCCATTGATCGAAAAGAATTTGAACAATTAGCATTAAAAGATCCTGTGCTCCTGACTTCCATTACAAGCTGGTTAAGTACCGGGTATTTAAAAGCACATATGAAATGCCAAGATCTTATTATGAACGGAAAAAAAGGTGGTCTTTATAGCATATTGATAAGATTATCTCATTCATTTGGAGTAAAAAATATGGAAGGAATTCTCATTGATATCCCCATCACCCATCAAGAGTTAGCAAACTTAACCTTTGGGACACGGGAAGTCATTCAACGAATATTAAAAGATTTAAGAGAAAGAGAAGTAATTGACTATAGCAATCAAAAAATTACGGTGAAAAACCTTGCCTATTTAAAAAGAGCAGTAGACTGCCAAAACTGTCCCGCCGAAATTTGTGGATTAAATTAA